Genomic segment of Fimbriimonadia bacterium:
ATCGAACACAGGTAAGTGCTCCTCGCGAAGTCTCGGAGCATCCTCTATGGTGTCGTTCTTGTCTATGTGGTCCAGAATGTCTTGGACCGCGTCTTCTTCGTAGCCCAGTGTGCGCAGCGCTTCGGGGACCGTCTGGTTGACGATCTTCATGAGGCCGCCGCCGACTAGGCTCTTGTACTTGACCAGCGCGATATCGGGCTCCACTCCGGTGGTATCGCAATCCATCATGAAGCCGATCGTGCCGGTGGGGGCCAGGACGGTGGTCTGCGCGTTTCTGAGGCCGACGGTAGAGCACGCATGAACGACGTCGTCCCAGATTGTCCGGGCGGCATCCACCATTCCTTCGGGGCAGAGGGCGGAGTTGATGTCCTCCACCGCCGCTCGATGCTGCTTCATCACGCGCAGACACGGTTCGGCATTCTTCGCGAAACCAGGGAACGGACCGCCGCACTTCTCCGCGATCACACCGGATTGGCGATACGCTTCACCGGTCATGATTGCGGTGATTACCGCTGCGTAAGCCCGGCCCCGGTCGTCGTCGTAGGGGATACCCCTTGCCATGAGGAGGGCCCCGAGGTTGGCATAGCCGAGTCCTAGGGGTCTGTAGTCATAGCTGTTCTGAGCGATAGCCTCCGTCGGATAGCTCGCGTTATCCACGAAGATCTCTTGCGCAGTGATGGTTACTCGAACTGCCGCGCGGAAACGTTCGATATCGAAGTCTCCGTGTTCGTCGCGGAACTTCATCAGGTTGAGGGAGGCCAGGTTGCAGGCGCTGTCGTCTAGGAAGACGTACTCGCTGCACGGGTTGCTGGCCCGGATGGGGGCCGTATTGGCACAGGTGTGCCAGTGGTTGGTCGTGTCGTGATACTGGATTCCAGGGTCGCCGCACACCCATGCCGCCTGTGCCATCCGGTGGAACAGATCGCGAGCACGGTACTCCTGCATCGGATGACCGTCGGTAACTGCGCGGGTGTGCCAAGGGAGGTCGTCCACGACTGCCTGCATGAAGTCGTCCGTGACGCGAACGCTATGGTTGGCGTTCTGAAACATGACACTGTCGTAGGCTCCGCCCGGCACGTTGAAGCCAGGGTCGTAGCCAGCTTCGATGAGAGCCCAAGCCTTGCGCTCTTCGCGCTCCTTGCACTCGATGAACTCCTCGATGTCCGGGTGGTCTATGTTAAGGATGACCATCTTGGCGGCGCGGCGTGTCTTTCCGCCGGACTTGATCACTCCGGCGAAGCTGTCGAACCCCCGCATGAAGCTGACCGGCCCGCTCGCCTTTCCGCCGCCGCTCAGGTCCTCTTTGCTAGAGCGAAGGGTAGAGAGATTAGTGCCGGACCCGGACCCGAACTTGAAGATCATGCCTTCCGTCTTGGCAAGCTCCAAGATGGATTGCATGGTGTCCTTCACCGAGACGATGAAGCACGCGGAAGCCTGGGGCTTCTTTTCGATACCGATGTTAAACCAGACGGGGCTGTTGAAGCTGACGCACTGGTGGACTAACAGGTACTTCAGCTCGTCCCCAAAAGCGTCTCGGTCCTCGGGCGTGGCGAAGTAGCCGCACTCGTCACCCCAACGCTGAATCGTATCCACAACGCGGCCGATGAGTTGTCGAACGGACCGCTCGCGCGAGGGACTGCCCAACGGGCCCCGGAAGTACTTACTGGCCACGACGTTGGTGGCAAGCTGAGACCAAGTGACGGGGACCTCGACGTCGGGCTGCTCGAATACGACTTCGCCACGCTCGCCGCTGATGCGCGCGGTCCGGGTTTCCCACTCGACCGTATCGAATGGGTCCACTCCCGGTTTGGTGAAGAAGCGGGTTACGGACAGGCCCGGGCCCTTGCCGAATGTCGGACGCTTCGCTTTCATCTCCGTGCCTGCGCCGGAGGCTTGGGCTGTGCTGCCGTTCGCACCGTCGCCCTCCCTGCCCATCTTCACAACCGCGTGGGTACTGATTGCGGCAGTACCGCTCGAATCGACTCCCTCCGTCACGGGTCCCCCTTCCTTAGGTGACATACAGCCCCCTGAACCAATCTCCGCTTGCGTGACCGGCCTAGGTGGCCGACCGCCTTCCCTTGCGCATGTTCTCGACGATGTCTCGGAACTGCGCTGCGTCCTCGAACTGCAGGTACACCGAAGCGAATCTCACATAGGCGACGGGGTCCATGAGGGCCAGGCGCTCCATGATCAGATTGCCGATCTCGGTGGACGGCACTTCGGGCTCTCCGCTGTTGAACAGCGCACTCTCGATATCGTCCACTGCCTTTTCAAGGACCGCGACCGCGATGGGTCGCTTCCTGCACGCAACTTCCATCCCGCGGAGCAGCTTATCTCTACAATATGGCTCGCGCCGACCGTCCCTCTTGATCACCATGAGGCGCTTCTCTTCGATCTCCTCGAAGGTGGTGAAGCGTCGGCCGCATCCCAGACACTCCCGACGCCTGCGTATCGCCGAGCCTTCCCTTACCGGTCTGGAGTCCAGGACGTGGTCATCATCGTGACCACAATAGGGACATTTCACGGTGCTAGGCCTACCGCCATATATTGATGCTAGGCAAGCATATCACACAACGCGTGGCGTGTCAAGGCCTCGTTAGGAAAATCTGTTGATTCTTGGCCGGTCGCTGTGTTGACGGGTGGATCAGTATGTCGGGTGCCTCTTCAACATGTTGAGTTTTTAGGCTAGCGACTTGCGGAAGCGCGCCGAGGCGATGGCGACGATTACCACCGACATTGTCACCAGTGACGCCATCCATGGCCAGAGGTCGCCGAACCCCGCGCCACGCACGATGATGCCGCGAAGGATCTCTAGGAAGTGCGTGACAGGGATCAGGAAGCTGAAATAGTACACGATGGCCGGCATCGAAGCCCGTGGAAACATGAATCCCGAGAGCAGGACGGACGGGAGCATGATCAAGAGAGTGCCCATTAGCGCCTGCGCCTGAGTTCTCGCCACGGTGGAGATCAGCAGGCCGAGCCCGAGCGCAGCCCCGAGGAACGTGAGTGACATCAGTAGAAGCAGCGGCACGCTTCCGTGGATTGGCACATT
This window contains:
- a CDS encoding ABC transporter permease codes for the protein RVLFNPDSRSANFMVPGLIGVILQVVAVALTAFSLVRERERGTLEQLMVTPVGKVGLMLGKMLPYGVLGFAEVITVLVAARLVFNVPIHGSVPLLLLMSLTFLGAALGLGLLISTVARTQAQALMGTLLIMLPSVLLSGFMFPRASMPAIVYYFSFLIPVTHFLEILRGIIVRGAGFGDLWPWMASLVTMSVVIVAIASARFRKSLA
- the nrdR gene encoding transcriptional repressor NrdR; the encoded protein is MKCPYCGHDDDHVLDSRPVREGSAIRRRRECLGCGRRFTTFEEIEEKRLMVIKRDGRREPYCRDKLLRGMEVACRKRPIAVAVLEKAVDDIESALFNSGEPEVPSTEIGNLIMERLALMDPVAYVRFASVYLQFEDAAQFRDIVENMRKGRRSAT
- a CDS encoding vitamin B12-dependent ribonucleotide reductase, which translates into the protein MKAKRPTFGKGPGLSVTRFFTKPGVDPFDTVEWETRTARISGERGEVVFEQPDVEVPVTWSQLATNVVASKYFRGPLGSPSRERSVRQLIGRVVDTIQRWGDECGYFATPEDRDAFGDELKYLLVHQCVSFNSPVWFNIGIEKKPQASACFIVSVKDTMQSILELAKTEGMIFKFGSGSGTNLSTLRSSKEDLSGGGKASGPVSFMRGFDSFAGVIKSGGKTRRAAKMVILNIDHPDIEEFIECKEREERKAWALIEAGYDPGFNVPGGAYDSVMFQNANHSVRVTDDFMQAVVDDLPWHTRAVTDGHPMQEYRARDLFHRMAQAAWVCGDPGIQYHDTTNHWHTCANTAPIRASNPCSEYVFLDDSACNLASLNLMKFRDEHGDFDIERFRAAVRVTITAQEIFVDNASYPTEAIAQNSYDYRPLGLGYANLGALLMARGIPYDDDRGRAYAAVITAIMTGEAYRQSGVIAEKCGGPFPGFAKNAEPCLRVMKQHRAAVEDINSALCPEGMVDAARTIWDDVVHACSTVGLRNAQTTVLAPTGTIGFMMDCDTTGVEPDIALVKYKSLVGGGLMKIVNQTVPEALRTLGYEEDAVQDILDHIDKNDTIEDAPRLREEHLPVFDCAFRPLNGTRSIAPMGHIRMMAAVQPFLSGAISKTVNVPNDATVEDIQDLYMEGWRLGLKALAIYRDGCKRTQPLSTGKPGETAGQASRPVRRRLPAERQSLTHKFSVGGHEGYITVGLFEDGTPGEIFITMSKEGSVISGLMDCFATSISLALQYGVPLKTLVEKFSHTRFEPSGYTGNKEIPFAKSIMDYLFRWLALRFLPNDLPTPSPSLEEVSAIGKQRDPEHKGSALIEQERRVFMTQADAPPCPDCGMIMVRNAACYRCTNCGLSYGCG